The Rahnella aceris genome contains the following window.
ATGGTCATATCTTTCGCGACCAGCTTGTCGCTATTTGATTTGTCTTTATGTAAAAAGTCAGTTGCCATGTCGTGGATCCATTTTGTCACGCAGGCCATCGCCCAGCAGATTGAAAGCCAGGCTGGCGAAAAGAATCGCCCCGCCCGGTGCAGCGGCGACCCACCACTGATCGAAAATGACTTTGCTGCCTTCAGCAACCATCGAGCCCCATTCAGCCGTCGGTGGCTGAATGCCCATGCCGAGAAAGCCCAGACCGGCAGAGGCCAGAATGATGCCGCCGAGGCTGAGCGCCGCGCGCACCACAGCGCTGGGCAGGCACAGCGGCAAAATGTGGCCGAACATCAGTCGCAACCCGCCGATGCCCTGCATCCGTGCGGCCGCCAGATAATCGCTGCGGCGAAGTGCCAGTGTCTCGGCCCTCGCCTGTCGTGCAAACGGCGGCCAGCTGGTGAAAGCCAGAGCCAGTGCACCGTTCATCAGACCGGGGCCCAGGATCGCCACCAGCGCCAGCGCCATGACCAGACTGGGCAAGGACATCACAATATCGGTCAGTCGCATCACAATGCGTTCATACCAGCCGCCAATGTAACCGGCGCTGATACCGATCAGCAGGCCAACCGGAATGGTCAGTACCAGGATCAGTGACACCAGCAACAGCGTCGGGCGCGCGCCATATACCACACGCGAGAGCAAATCACGGCCAAAACCGTCGGTGCCCAGCCAGTGGGTTTCCGATGGTGGCAGCAGACGCAGTTCGATGTGTTGAATGTTCGGGTCAAACGGCGCCAGCCATGGTGCGAGCAGCGCGGTCAGTACCAGAATAGCGACCAGCACCAGCCCCACGGAAAACGTGGTGATGCGCCGGGCCGGTTTCCAGACGGATGTTTCGGCTTCAGCCTCAACCTGCGTGGGTTGTTCAGGGATCATTTGAGTCATAGAAACTACCGGGTCCGCGGATCGAGCAGATAAGTAAGGGCGTCAGCCAGCGCATTAAGCAGCACAAAACAGGTGCCGATCAGCAGCGTAGCGCCAAGAATTGCCGGAGTATCCGCGGCGAACAGCGCGGTGGTCAGATAACGTCCAACGCCCGGCCAGGCAAATACCGTTTCCGTCAGAACCGCCCCTTCCAGCAAACTGGCGTAGGAAAGCGTCAGCACGGTGATCAGCGTGCCGAGCACATTCGGGAAAACGTGACACAGCAATACACGTACCCTGCCCGCGCCTTTCGAGCGCGCCAGAATCACATATTCTTTGTTCATTTCGCCGAGCATCGACGCACGCAGAAGGCGCGTAATGCCCGCCATCGACAACATCGCCAGCACCGTTACCGGCAACCATAAGTGGCTGATGGCGTTGTAGAACATTTCACGGTCGCCGGAAAGCCAGGTATCAATCAGCACAAAACCGGTGCGCGGCGTCATAGTGTACATATACAGGTCATCAAGCCGTCCCGGCCCGCCCGCCCAGTGCAGTACCGCGTAAAACAGCAAAAGGCCGAGCAGGCTCAGCCAGAAAATCGGTACAGAATAACCGAGCAGCGACACCATTCTCGCAACGTTATCCAGCCAGCTTCCCGGTTTCCACACCGCCAGCAGCGCCAGCAGAATGCCGAGTGTGCCGCCAAGCAGGATCGCACAGGTCGCCAGTTCGACCGTTGCCGGGAAGGTGCGCATCAAATCGCTGGCGACCGGCTGCGCGGTGATGCGGGAGATACCCATATCGCCGTGCGCCAGTCTTTCCAGATAACGGGTGAACTGCACCGGCACCGACTGATCGAGACCTAAATCACGACGCACCTGCGCATAGGTGGCTTCACTGGC
Protein-coding sequences here:
- a CDS encoding ABC transporter permease, with the translated sequence MTQMIPEQPTQVEAEAETSVWKPARRITTFSVGLVLVAILVLTALLAPWLAPFDPNIQHIELRLLPPSETHWLGTDGFGRDLLSRVVYGARPTLLLVSLILVLTIPVGLLIGISAGYIGGWYERIVMRLTDIVMSLPSLVMALALVAILGPGLMNGALALAFTSWPPFARQARAETLALRRSDYLAAARMQGIGGLRLMFGHILPLCLPSAVVRAALSLGGIILASAGLGFLGMGIQPPTAEWGSMVAEGSKVIFDQWWVAAAPGGAILFASLAFNLLGDGLRDKMDPRHGN
- a CDS encoding ABC transporter permease, which produces MTDSSTPAGFVRQGWRWSGRLLTGVISLALTLLGLLAFTFTLSHLAPIDPTLQVAGDHASEATYAQVRRDLGLDQSVPVQFTRYLERLAHGDMGISRITAQPVASDLMRTFPATVELATCAILLGGTLGILLALLAVWKPGSWLDNVARMVSLLGYSVPIFWLSLLGLLLFYAVLHWAGGPGRLDDLYMYTMTPRTGFVLIDTWLSGDREMFYNAISHLWLPVTVLAMLSMAGITRLLRASMLGEMNKEYVILARSKGAGRVRVLLCHVFPNVLGTLITVLTLSYASLLEGAVLTETVFAWPGVGRYLTTALFAADTPAILGATLLIGTCFVLLNALADALTYLLDPRTR